Below is a genomic region from Amycolatopsis sp. 195334CR.
CGGTGGTCGACCTGTGGGACGGCCTCGCCGACCGCGAGTCGGGCCGCCGCTGGGACGGCACCACCATCGCCCAGGTCGCGTCCACCACCAAGGGCGCCACCGCGATCTGCGCGCACCTGCTGGCCCAGCGCGGCGAGCTGGACCTGGACGCGCCGGTGGCCCGGTACTGGCCGGAGTTCGCGGCGAACGGCAAGGAGGCGATCCCGGTGCGCTGGCTGCTCTCGCACCAGGCCGGGTTGCCGATCGTCGACGGGCCGCTCACCTTCGAGGAAGCCTGCGCCTGGGACCCGGTCATCCGCGCCCTCGAAGCGCAGAAACCGTTGTGGGAGCCGGGAACCGAGCACATCTACCACAGCGTCACTTACGGTTTCCTGGTCGGTGAGGTGGTGCGCCGGATCTCCGGCAAGTCGCTCGGCACCTTCTTCGCCGACGAGGTGGCGAGCCCGCTCGGGCTCAGCGCGTGGATCGGCCTGCCCGAGGAACACGAGGAGCGGGTCTCCGGGATCCACTACGCCGCGCCGTTCAGCCTGGAGGAGCTGCTCGCCGGGATGATCGCGCTGACCGGCCTCGACGCGGACACGGTCACCGCGTGGATCAACGCGGTGTGGGGCCCGGACTCGGTGCAGGCCAAGGCGGGGGAACTCGGTGGCGCGCTGGACAACACCTCGGACTACTTCACCACGCGGGCCTGGCGGGCGGCGGAGTTCCCGGCGGCGAACATGGTCGCCGACGCTCGGTCGGTGGCCAGGATGTACGCCGCCACGGTGAGCGAGGTGGACGGGGTGCGGTTGCTGGAGCCGGCGACGGTCCAGCGGATGAGCGAGGTCCAGACGGACAAGACCCCGATGCACGGGCTGCCCGAGGGCCTGGACATCCCGGCCGACCGCTCGTTCTACATGTCGCTCGGCTTCCACCGGTCCTGCGCGCCGATCCCGATGGTGGGCCCGGGTTCGTTCGGCCACCCCGGTTCCGGCGGTTCCATCGGCTTCGCCGACCCCGATGCCGAAGTCGGCTTCGGCTACACCACGAACCTGTGGAACTTCCGGCCCGACGACCCGCGCGCGGCGGACCTGGCCAAGGCCGTCCGGGAGTGCCTGGGCTGACCGAACGCAGTGAATGTGGCTTTCACCGCGCCAGACGCTGTGAAAGCCACATTCACTGCACCTACCACCGCGAGGGTCAGCGGCCCCGCGCCGGGTAGGGGAGCAGGGCCATTTCGCGCGCGTTCTTGATCGCGGTCGCCACCTGCCGCTGCTGCCGAGGCGTCAGCCCGGTCACCCGGCGCGCGCGGATCTTGCCGCGGTCCGAGATGAACTTCCGCAGCAGGTTCGTGTCCTTCCAGTCCACTTCGGACACCTTCTCGGCGGCGAGCAGGTTCCGCCGCTTCTTCGGTTCACGCTTCACGGCACTCACCAACTCGACTTCGCCACGCCCGGCAGCTCACCGTTGTGCGCCATCTGCCGGAACCGGACCCGGGACAGGCCGAACTTCCGCAGGTGCCCCCGCGGCCTGCCGTCGGCGACGTCCCGGTTGCGCAGGCGCGTCGGGCTCGCGTCGCGCGGCAGCGCCTGCAACGCCGAGACGGCCGCCGCCTTGGCCTCCGGCGAGGAACCCGGCGAGCGCACGATCTCCTTCAA
It encodes:
- the rpsR gene encoding 30S ribosomal protein S18, whose protein sequence is MSAVKREPKKRRNLLAAEKVSEVDWKDTNLLRKFISDRGKIRARRVTGLTPRQQRQVATAIKNAREMALLPYPARGR
- the rpsN gene encoding 30S ribosomal protein S14; this encodes MAKKSKIARDAQRRVVVARHAERRAELKEIVRSPGSSPEAKAAAVSALQALPRDASPTRLRNRDVADGRPRGHLRKFGLSRVRFRQMAHNGELPGVAKSSW
- a CDS encoding serine hydrolase — its product is MNNTAESTSGDFVEKGWGKVADVFRANFADGGEVGAACSVYAGGRPVVDLWDGLADRESGRRWDGTTIAQVASTTKGATAICAHLLAQRGELDLDAPVARYWPEFAANGKEAIPVRWLLSHQAGLPIVDGPLTFEEACAWDPVIRALEAQKPLWEPGTEHIYHSVTYGFLVGEVVRRISGKSLGTFFADEVASPLGLSAWIGLPEEHEERVSGIHYAAPFSLEELLAGMIALTGLDADTVTAWINAVWGPDSVQAKAGELGGALDNTSDYFTTRAWRAAEFPAANMVADARSVARMYAATVSEVDGVRLLEPATVQRMSEVQTDKTPMHGLPEGLDIPADRSFYMSLGFHRSCAPIPMVGPGSFGHPGSGGSIGFADPDAEVGFGYTTNLWNFRPDDPRAADLAKAVRECLG